One genomic region from Arthrobacter sp. FB24 encodes:
- a CDS encoding DUF6286 domain-containing protein gives MRRILDRETRSSRAAVSGVAAVLVIVLCGYGLLEAAVRAVGQPPWLIDPQTAAERIIALPQGMPPLLLGAIGAVTAMAGLFFLLNAVLPGRRARHLLPDPRAGVVVDDEVIASALARRARLAANVTQEQVMVVVAQRQVTVNVRPTSGVPVSENAVLAAVLAELREMALEPMPEVRVNVAASGVIGA, from the coding sequence ATGCGCCGGATCCTGGACCGCGAAACGCGTTCCTCGCGTGCCGCAGTGTCCGGGGTCGCCGCGGTTCTGGTGATCGTCCTGTGCGGGTACGGGCTCCTCGAAGCCGCAGTGCGCGCAGTCGGGCAGCCGCCGTGGCTCATCGATCCGCAGACCGCCGCGGAACGAATCATTGCGCTTCCCCAGGGCATGCCGCCGCTGCTGCTCGGCGCTATCGGGGCCGTGACCGCCATGGCGGGGCTGTTTTTCCTGCTCAACGCCGTCCTGCCCGGCCGCCGTGCGCGGCATTTGCTCCCGGACCCCCGGGCCGGAGTGGTGGTGGACGATGAAGTCATCGCCTCCGCGCTCGCCCGCCGTGCCCGGTTGGCTGCGAACGTCACGCAGGAACAGGTGATGGTGGTGGTGGCGCAGCGCCAGGTGACTGTCAACGTGCGGCCCACCTCCGGGGTGCCTGTCAGCGAGAACGCGGTGCTGGCCGCCGTGCTGGCGGAGCTGCGGGAAATGGCTCTTGAACCGATGCCGGAAGTGCGGGTCAACGTGGCCGCTTCGGGGGTGATCGGGGCATGA
- a CDS encoding glycoside hydrolase family 68 protein — translation MHKHPNTHRMLRWRPAAAALAAAVAASAFLAVPSAQANEPSDPPATQQMPAPTPGFPLPTDHSQKAYDPAADFTSKWTRADAKQIMAQSDSTVAPGQNSMSPDVTMPEIPEDFPAMNDDVWVWDTWSLTDENANQISYKGWDVIFSLVADRHAGYGFDQRHWNARIGYFFRKTNADPAKDKWNYGGHVFADGASIGNTEWSGSTRLMQGNQVNVFYTATTFYDVAERNAGGGGIAPDAAIAKALGKIHADQNGVTFDGFKHTKLLEPDGKMYQNKAQNPGFAFRDPYTFADPAHPGKTFMVFEGNTGGTRGEYECKPEDLGYKAGDPNAENLNEVNSSGAYYQTANVGLAVADNKDLTKWSFLPPILSANCVNDQTERPQIFIQNEGGKNKYYLFTISHQFTYAAGMRGPDGVYGFVGDGVRSDYQPMNNSGLALGSPTDLNLPSESPEAPTPNQNGRQFQAYSHYVQPGGLVQSFIDNVNGVRGGSLSPTVKINFRDGVSQVDRTFGKNGLGPFGYLPTNLKVGGEGLYK, via the coding sequence ATGCACAAGCACCCCAATACACACCGGATGCTGCGGTGGCGCCCCGCCGCCGCAGCACTGGCGGCGGCCGTGGCGGCTTCCGCCTTCCTTGCCGTTCCGTCGGCCCAGGCCAACGAACCTTCGGACCCGCCCGCCACCCAGCAGATGCCGGCACCCACCCCCGGCTTCCCGCTGCCCACCGACCACAGCCAGAAGGCCTACGATCCGGCGGCGGACTTCACCTCAAAGTGGACCCGCGCCGATGCCAAGCAGATCATGGCCCAGAGCGACTCCACCGTGGCTCCCGGCCAGAACTCCATGAGCCCGGATGTCACCATGCCGGAAATCCCTGAGGATTTCCCCGCGATGAACGACGACGTCTGGGTCTGGGACACGTGGTCCCTGACCGACGAAAACGCCAACCAGATCAGCTACAAGGGCTGGGACGTCATCTTCTCCCTCGTCGCTGACCGCCACGCCGGCTACGGCTTCGACCAGCGCCACTGGAACGCCCGGATCGGCTACTTCTTCCGCAAGACCAACGCCGACCCGGCCAAGGACAAGTGGAACTACGGCGGACACGTCTTCGCTGACGGCGCTTCCATCGGCAACACCGAATGGTCCGGCTCCACCCGCCTGATGCAGGGCAACCAGGTCAATGTGTTCTACACGGCCACCACGTTCTACGACGTTGCCGAACGCAATGCAGGCGGCGGCGGCATCGCACCGGACGCGGCCATCGCCAAGGCGCTGGGCAAGATCCACGCCGACCAGAACGGTGTCACGTTCGACGGCTTCAAGCACACCAAGCTGCTGGAGCCGGACGGCAAGATGTACCAGAACAAGGCCCAGAACCCGGGCTTCGCCTTCCGCGACCCGTACACGTTCGCCGACCCCGCACACCCGGGCAAGACCTTCATGGTCTTCGAAGGCAACACCGGCGGCACCCGCGGCGAATACGAGTGCAAGCCCGAGGACCTTGGCTACAAGGCCGGCGACCCCAACGCTGAGAACCTCAACGAGGTCAACAGCAGCGGCGCCTACTACCAGACCGCCAACGTGGGGCTGGCAGTGGCGGACAACAAGGATCTGACCAAGTGGTCCTTCCTGCCGCCGATCCTTTCGGCCAACTGCGTCAACGACCAGACCGAGCGTCCCCAGATCTTCATCCAGAATGAAGGCGGCAAGAACAAGTACTACCTGTTCACCATCAGCCACCAGTTCACCTACGCGGCCGGCATGCGCGGCCCCGACGGCGTCTATGGCTTCGTGGGCGACGGTGTCCGTTCGGACTACCAGCCGATGAACAACAGCGGCCTGGCCCTGGGCTCGCCGACGGACCTGAACCTTCCGTCCGAGTCCCCCGAGGCACCCACCCCGAACCAGAACGGCCGCCAGTTCCAGGCCTACTCGCACTACGTGCAGCCGGGCGGCCTGGTGCAGTCCTTCATTGACAACGTGAACGGCGTCCGCGGCGGCTCACTCTCGCCCACCGTGAAGATCAACTTCCGTGACGGCGTATCCCAGGTGGACCGCACCTTCGGCAAGAACGGCCTCGGCCCGTTCGGCTACCTGCCCACCAACCTCAAGGTTGGCGGCGAGGGCCTCTACAAGTAA
- a CDS encoding glycoside hydrolase family 32 protein, with protein sequence MTEMTHPLATVPRNELVARAEADPLRPRFHFVSPAGWLNDPNGVAQWSGTYHLFYQYNPEGAFHHRILWGHATSPDLVHWTDQPVALEPSGGPDADGCWSGVLVNDGGTPTLVYSGRHGGSELPCVAVGSPDLVNWTKAPENPVIPAPPAGVDITAYRDHCVWREGTRWRQLVGSGIRGRGGTAFLYESADLRRWDYIGPLVIGDASSGDPAATNWQGTMWECVDLFRAGDGILGDRALESQTPGTDVLVFSAWHDGDTRHPLYWTGSYAGDSYTPRELHRLDYGGRYFYAPQSFADESGRRVMFGWLQEGRTDGAMVEAGWSGVMSLPRVASLDAHGGLAFAPVPEVELLRRDHVRTGPRTVGTGEVLAGVSGNQLDLELDLELEPGSVFRLGVLGSGPGGPDGVPAGAEETVIEVGYTVGSGGSEQSYVLLDRVNSSLDRTVDAEEKSGPVQLPGGKLHLRVLVDRSALEIFANGKPLTARAYPTLGGENVRLSAAGTVRLLQLDAWRMEGVFGAPRPLFP encoded by the coding sequence ATGACCGAAATGACCCATCCTTTGGCCACGGTGCCGCGGAACGAACTCGTGGCGCGGGCCGAGGCGGACCCGCTCCGCCCGCGCTTCCACTTTGTCTCGCCCGCCGGCTGGCTCAACGATCCCAACGGTGTGGCCCAGTGGAGCGGGACTTACCACCTCTTCTACCAGTACAACCCGGAGGGAGCCTTCCACCACCGCATCCTGTGGGGGCACGCCACCAGCCCGGACCTGGTCCACTGGACCGACCAGCCCGTGGCACTGGAGCCTTCCGGCGGTCCGGATGCCGACGGCTGCTGGTCCGGTGTGCTGGTGAACGACGGCGGGACGCCCACCCTGGTGTACTCCGGACGGCACGGCGGCAGCGAACTGCCCTGCGTCGCGGTCGGCTCGCCGGACCTCGTGAACTGGACCAAAGCCCCGGAAAACCCGGTGATCCCGGCGCCGCCGGCCGGCGTGGACATCACCGCCTACCGCGACCACTGCGTCTGGCGGGAAGGCACGCGCTGGCGCCAGCTCGTGGGATCCGGCATCCGCGGGCGCGGCGGCACGGCGTTCCTCTACGAATCCGCGGATCTCCGGCGCTGGGACTACATCGGCCCGCTGGTCATCGGCGACGCGTCCTCCGGAGACCCGGCAGCCACTAACTGGCAGGGCACCATGTGGGAATGCGTGGACCTGTTCCGCGCAGGCGACGGGATTCTGGGGGATAGGGCATTGGAATCCCAGACGCCGGGCACGGACGTGCTCGTCTTTTCGGCCTGGCACGACGGCGATACCCGCCACCCGCTGTACTGGACCGGCAGTTACGCCGGGGATTCCTACACGCCGCGCGAACTCCACCGGCTGGACTACGGCGGCCGCTACTTCTACGCCCCGCAGTCCTTCGCGGACGAGTCCGGCCGCCGGGTCATGTTCGGCTGGCTGCAGGAGGGCAGAACGGATGGCGCCATGGTGGAAGCCGGCTGGTCCGGCGTGATGAGCCTGCCGCGGGTGGCCTCCCTGGATGCCCACGGCGGGCTGGCCTTCGCTCCCGTGCCGGAGGTGGAGCTGCTGCGGCGCGACCACGTCCGGACCGGTCCCCGAACGGTGGGCACCGGCGAGGTCCTGGCCGGGGTGTCCGGGAACCAGCTGGACCTGGAGCTTGACCTGGAACTGGAGCCCGGGAGCGTCTTCCGGCTGGGCGTGCTTGGCTCCGGCCCAGGAGGCCCTGACGGTGTGCCGGCCGGGGCGGAAGAAACAGTCATCGAGGTCGGCTACACCGTGGGCAGCGGCGGCTCCGAGCAGTCCTATGTGCTCCTGGACCGCGTGAACAGCAGCCTGGACCGGACCGTGGACGCGGAGGAAAAGTCCGGCCCGGTGCAGCTGCCCGGCGGAAAACTGCACCTCCGCGTGCTGGTGGACCGCTCGGCGCTGGAGATCTTCGCCAACGGCAAACCGCTCACGGCCCGGGCCTATCCGACGCTCGGCGGGGAAAACGTAAGGCTGTCCGCCGCCGGTACAGTCCGGCTGCTGCAGCTGGACGCCTGGCGGATGGAAGGAGTCTTCGGCGCCCCGCGCCCGCTGTTCCCGTAG
- a CDS encoding Asp23/Gls24 family envelope stress response protein, producing MEYQNPHPAPGAHADPVVALPAGTGRTVISETAVAKVAGIAARAVPGVYSLGTGPSRALGAIRDAVGSSDHAAGVHAEVGETQVAVDINLVAVYGTPLHSLADQVRAAVYAAVEELVGLQVIEVNVEINDVYVAAPAKPGLPVEARTEREAIQ from the coding sequence ATGGAATACCAGAACCCACATCCCGCGCCGGGGGCCCACGCTGATCCAGTCGTTGCCCTGCCGGCCGGCACCGGACGCACCGTCATTTCCGAAACGGCAGTAGCCAAGGTCGCAGGCATCGCAGCCCGGGCCGTTCCGGGGGTCTATTCCCTGGGCACCGGCCCGTCCCGAGCCTTAGGGGCCATCCGGGACGCTGTCGGCAGCTCCGACCACGCCGCCGGCGTCCACGCTGAGGTCGGCGAGACGCAGGTGGCAGTGGACATTAACCTCGTGGCCGTCTACGGGACGCCGCTGCATTCCCTGGCGGATCAGGTGCGGGCCGCCGTCTATGCCGCAGTGGAGGAGCTCGTTGGCCTGCAGGTCATCGAGGTCAATGTGGAGATCAATGACGTCTACGTAGCGGCGCCGGCAAAGCCAGGACTGCCCGTGGAAGCCCGGACTGAGAGGGAGGCCATCCAGTGA
- a CDS encoding glycoside hydrolase family 32 protein, producing the protein MSKRLVAGITTAALGLGALGAGSLLAPAMLAAPAQAAPGGPFPAGPITLGSSNSPMPDVVGISGNWTRQSDGGQSAVASPDQNAAAISEQRISSTARYTAGVTVDPGSPYAVGALVFRSAADASSGYAATIDPNLDRVRLFDLATGQDVAPAATVPLDTGRSYSVDVHVDGPRIYVAVDGVPRIDATDQRYQDGHVGLHAYNGSVNFSEPRVRTIDANVSGWQAADGAGWTASATGLRGTAPGGTNIRAVATDQAPQVTDFTADVQVTSPYAVGAVLFRTNTAGTTGYGAEADANAGRLRLYRIEDNATLGTFATTITVNAVYRLRVTADGGQLAVHWQTDLLDPNGYAPAITATDTAHGSGHIGLLAFNGSTVFQGMTLKGLDTSLQGWRTASGSWEPDVRGLRGATDGLAAGADAARFVPAVASDVVASLDLDVAAPATAAVVVRSAPDGTGGTELRVDPGAGTVQLKDRTTGTVLAGGAVPPDSFAAGQLNRIQLTVRGGQATALINGVQSVAGPAGPATGSGFGLRVSGGGAYFQNVRADDVASYMNGLYQPGYHYSQNSGNSSDPNGLVYFDGEYHLFHQDRGRWAHAVSTDLLHWKQLPIALPHLAAGESWSGSAVVDANDSSGLFDGGQGLVAFYTSFNHDAANGNQSVRAAYSKDHGRTWSIVQAQPVVENPGGPAGSWDFRDPKVTWDAATGTWIMVVAGGDHLRFHTSTDLVHWTFTSAFGYGDWVRGGVWECPDFFELPVEGQPGARRWVLWWSTGAVRPTNGSAAQYVTGTWNGTSFTPDTGPDEVLQADSGRDYYAAMSFFGAPDGRRIMLGWMSNWDYAFSPPTGRWNGQLSVPRQLSLKDIPGVGPRLAQEPITELAGLRTSTWQASDVTVTPTSANPLSAASGRSFELEAEVAIPSSGGASGFTFGLRKGTAGGAAGGEAQETLLRYAAGTGTASATGAGTGTGTGTGTMTVDRGQSGRADFTRYFAGAAADNASTAWSSETVALAGGGSERRVKLRALVDSSSVELFGGDGTAAITSLVFPDPSSTGLSFSTTGGSARLVSAKVHQLADTSRLTAAVPSAVLGPVSGAARHNLDSYSVVPGGRWESTGAGLAGTFDKDSTALSAATYSDVRVAATVRFGSGPYAGAMLNSDRVPERGYGGAGSVLLRASADGATAYYVNLDPNLRLARIFKLQDGVFDSAASVLASVPVLLSHGVSYSVEAAAAGERLTVKLDGVEILAVDDASLSAGKVGLNVFDGRAAYQDVLVTGSG; encoded by the coding sequence ATGTCAAAGAGGTTAGTTGCAGGTATTACCACGGCCGCGCTAGGCCTGGGCGCGCTGGGAGCTGGCTCGCTGCTGGCCCCGGCCATGCTGGCCGCGCCCGCCCAAGCCGCTCCAGGCGGCCCTTTCCCCGCCGGGCCGATCACGCTGGGCAGCAGCAACAGTCCCATGCCGGACGTGGTGGGCATCAGCGGAAACTGGACCAGGCAGTCCGACGGCGGCCAGTCCGCCGTCGCCTCGCCGGACCAAAACGCGGCCGCCATCAGCGAACAGCGCATCAGCTCCACCGCCCGGTACACGGCCGGAGTCACAGTCGATCCCGGCAGCCCGTACGCCGTAGGCGCCCTGGTTTTCCGCAGTGCTGCCGATGCCAGCAGCGGCTATGCGGCCACCATCGATCCCAACCTGGACAGGGTGCGGCTGTTCGATCTGGCCACTGGACAGGATGTGGCACCTGCCGCCACGGTCCCGCTGGACACGGGGCGGAGCTACTCCGTGGACGTCCACGTGGACGGGCCCCGGATCTATGTGGCGGTGGACGGAGTGCCGCGGATCGACGCCACCGACCAGCGGTACCAGGACGGCCATGTGGGCCTCCACGCCTACAACGGCTCGGTGAACTTCAGCGAGCCCCGGGTGCGCACCATCGACGCCAACGTCAGTGGCTGGCAGGCGGCGGACGGTGCCGGCTGGACCGCCTCGGCCACCGGCCTTCGGGGGACAGCTCCGGGCGGCACCAACATCAGGGCTGTCGCCACCGACCAGGCACCGCAGGTCACGGATTTCACCGCTGATGTCCAGGTGACGTCGCCTTACGCCGTCGGCGCGGTCCTCTTCCGCACCAACACTGCCGGAACCACCGGGTACGGGGCCGAAGCGGACGCCAACGCCGGCAGGCTGCGGCTGTACCGTATCGAGGACAACGCCACCCTGGGCACCTTCGCGACCACCATCACCGTCAACGCGGTATACCGGCTGCGCGTCACGGCCGACGGCGGGCAGCTCGCCGTGCACTGGCAGACGGACCTGCTGGACCCCAACGGCTACGCCCCGGCCATCACCGCAACAGACACAGCGCACGGCTCCGGGCACATTGGCCTCCTCGCCTTCAACGGCAGCACCGTGTTCCAGGGCATGACCCTCAAAGGCCTGGACACTTCCCTGCAGGGCTGGCGCACCGCCTCGGGAAGCTGGGAACCGGACGTCCGCGGCCTGCGCGGGGCAACCGACGGCCTGGCCGCCGGCGCGGATGCGGCACGCTTCGTCCCGGCGGTGGCGTCCGACGTCGTCGCGTCCCTTGACCTGGACGTCGCCGCCCCGGCAACGGCCGCCGTCGTGGTCCGGAGCGCGCCCGACGGCACCGGCGGCACCGAACTCAGGGTGGACCCCGGAGCAGGAACGGTGCAGCTGAAGGACCGCACCACCGGGACCGTCCTTGCCGGCGGGGCCGTACCGCCGGACAGCTTTGCCGCCGGCCAGCTCAACCGCATCCAACTCACCGTCCGCGGCGGGCAGGCAACCGCGCTGATCAACGGCGTCCAGTCCGTTGCCGGGCCGGCCGGGCCGGCGACAGGCAGCGGCTTCGGTCTGCGCGTCAGCGGCGGCGGCGCCTACTTCCAAAACGTCCGGGCAGACGACGTCGCCAGCTACATGAACGGCCTCTACCAGCCCGGCTACCACTACAGCCAGAATTCCGGGAACAGTTCGGACCCCAACGGCCTGGTGTACTTCGATGGCGAATACCACCTGTTCCACCAGGACCGCGGCCGCTGGGCGCACGCCGTCAGCACCGACCTGCTGCACTGGAAGCAGCTGCCCATAGCCCTGCCGCACCTGGCTGCGGGGGAGTCATGGTCCGGCTCCGCGGTGGTGGATGCCAATGATTCCAGCGGACTGTTCGACGGCGGGCAGGGGCTCGTTGCGTTCTACACGAGCTTCAACCACGATGCCGCCAACGGCAACCAGTCCGTGCGCGCCGCGTACAGCAAGGACCACGGCCGCACCTGGTCCATCGTGCAGGCCCAGCCCGTGGTGGAAAACCCCGGCGGTCCTGCCGGCAGCTGGGACTTCCGCGACCCCAAAGTCACTTGGGACGCCGCCACCGGCACATGGATCATGGTGGTGGCCGGCGGGGACCACCTGCGCTTCCACACGTCCACCGACCTGGTCCACTGGACCTTCACCAGCGCCTTCGGCTACGGCGACTGGGTCCGCGGCGGGGTCTGGGAATGCCCGGACTTCTTCGAGCTGCCGGTGGAAGGGCAGCCCGGCGCCAGACGGTGGGTGCTCTGGTGGAGCACCGGTGCCGTCAGGCCCACCAACGGCTCCGCGGCGCAATATGTCACCGGAACATGGAACGGAACGTCCTTCACCCCGGACACCGGCCCGGACGAGGTGCTCCAGGCCGACTCCGGCCGCGACTACTACGCTGCCATGAGTTTCTTCGGTGCCCCGGACGGGCGGCGGATCATGCTGGGCTGGATGAGCAACTGGGACTATGCCTTCAGCCCGCCCACCGGCCGCTGGAACGGGCAGCTGAGTGTCCCCCGGCAGCTGAGCCTGAAAGACATTCCGGGCGTCGGGCCCCGGCTGGCGCAGGAACCCATAACCGAACTGGCAGGGCTGCGCACGTCCACGTGGCAGGCGTCCGACGTCACGGTCACGCCGACGTCGGCCAACCCGCTGTCCGCTGCTTCCGGCCGGTCGTTCGAGCTGGAGGCCGAGGTGGCCATCCCGTCCTCCGGCGGGGCTTCGGGCTTCACCTTCGGGCTCCGCAAAGGCACTGCGGGCGGCGCAGCCGGAGGGGAAGCCCAGGAGACACTGCTCCGCTACGCCGCCGGCACGGGGACAGCCTCGGCGACCGGCGCCGGCACCGGCACCGGCACCGGCACCGGCACCATGACGGTGGACCGCGGGCAGTCCGGCCGGGCAGACTTCACCCGCTATTTCGCGGGTGCCGCGGCGGACAATGCCAGCACGGCATGGAGTTCCGAAACAGTGGCGCTGGCCGGAGGGGGGAGCGAGCGGCGGGTGAAGCTGCGGGCCCTGGTGGACTCCTCCTCGGTGGAGCTCTTCGGCGGGGACGGCACGGCAGCCATCACCTCCCTGGTCTTCCCGGACCCGTCCTCCACCGGGCTGTCTTTCAGCACCACCGGCGGGTCCGCGCGGCTGGTGTCCGCCAAAGTACACCAGCTGGCGGACACCTCCCGCCTCACTGCGGCGGTGCCGTCGGCCGTCCTTGGCCCGGTGAGCGGCGCGGCCCGGCACAACCTGGATTCCTACTCCGTGGTTCCCGGCGGCCGCTGGGAAAGCACGGGAGCAGGGCTGGCCGGCACGTTCGACAAGGACTCCACCGCCCTGAGCGCCGCCACGTACTCGGATGTCCGGGTGGCCGCGACAGTCCGTTTCGGCAGCGGACCCTACGCGGGGGCCATGCTCAACAGCGACAGGGTGCCGGAACGGGGTTACGGCGGCGCGGGGTCGGTGCTGCTGCGGGCCTCGGCCGACGGTGCCACGGCGTACTACGTCAACCTCGACCCGAACCTGCGGCTGGCGCGCATCTTCAAGCTGCAGGACGGCGTCTTCGATTCCGCCGCCAGCGTCCTGGCCAGTGTCCCCGTGCTGCTCAGCCACGGCGTCAGTTACAGCGTGGAAGCCGCCGCGGCGGGGGAGCGGCTGACGGTGAAGCTCGACGGCGTGGAAATCCTCGCCGTCGATGATGCCTCCCTGTCCGCCGGCAAGGTGGGACTGAACGTGTTCGACGGCCGGGCAGCCTATCAGGACGTGCTGGTGACAGGCTCGGGATGA
- a CDS encoding ABC transporter ATP-binding protein, producing MSTPVSARPAPAPKSQDRGHGDTPALAVKGLVKDFHSGGLFSRASVRALGGVDLAIRKSEIVALVGESGSGKSTLARCIARLEKPTAGQILLNGTDVLKRDRFQASREYRSQLQMVFQDPFGSLNPVHRIEHFLTRSLTLHGKAGTPAQLRTRLDGLMTTVGLTPDMLNSYPHELSGGQRQRVAIARALAVEPEVILADEPTSMLDVSVRIGILNLMRQLRDKQGISMLYITHDLASARYLADRIAVMFAGELVEEGESLDLLANPGHPYTRLLVSAVPDPARTGSYDPRERAALRAAVMESASCAFDGDPEQRCSATEPVRHRVGDPANEHWVRCHLYRPPATAASHALSAEPLETPETPPTDGSRTENKASS from the coding sequence ATGAGCACCCCGGTATCAGCACGGCCGGCACCGGCACCTAAGAGCCAGGACCGGGGGCACGGCGACACTCCCGCCCTGGCGGTGAAAGGCCTGGTCAAGGATTTCCACAGCGGCGGGCTGTTCTCACGGGCCTCGGTGCGCGCCCTCGGCGGCGTGGACCTTGCCATCAGGAAAAGTGAGATCGTGGCGCTGGTGGGCGAGTCCGGATCCGGCAAGAGCACGCTGGCCCGCTGCATCGCACGGCTGGAGAAGCCCACCGCCGGCCAGATCCTGCTTAATGGCACGGACGTGCTAAAAAGGGACCGTTTCCAGGCCTCAAGGGAATACCGTTCGCAGCTGCAGATGGTGTTCCAGGACCCCTTCGGCTCACTCAACCCCGTCCACCGGATCGAGCACTTCCTCACCCGCTCGCTCACCCTGCACGGCAAGGCCGGGACCCCGGCGCAGCTGCGCACCCGCCTGGATGGGCTGATGACCACTGTGGGCCTCACTCCGGACATGCTCAACTCCTACCCGCATGAACTTTCCGGCGGGCAACGGCAGCGCGTGGCCATCGCCCGGGCGCTCGCGGTGGAACCAGAAGTGATCCTCGCGGACGAACCCACGTCGATGCTGGACGTTTCCGTGCGGATCGGCATCCTCAACCTGATGCGCCAGTTGCGGGACAAGCAGGGGATCTCCATGCTCTACATCACCCACGACCTCGCCTCCGCACGCTACCTGGCGGACCGGATCGCCGTGATGTTCGCCGGGGAGCTGGTTGAGGAAGGTGAATCGCTGGACCTGCTGGCCAACCCGGGCCACCCGTACACCCGGCTGCTGGTCTCGGCGGTGCCGGATCCCGCCCGGACCGGATCCTACGATCCCCGCGAACGGGCGGCACTGCGCGCAGCGGTGATGGAGTCGGCGTCGTGCGCGTTCGACGGCGACCCGGAGCAGCGCTGTTCCGCCACCGAACCCGTCCGGCACCGTGTGGGCGATCCCGCAAATGAGCACTGGGTGCGCTGCCACCTTTACCGGCCGCCGGCCACTGCGGCAAGCCACGCCCTGTCCGCCGAGCCCCTCGAAACACCGGAGACGCCGCCAACGGACGGATCCCGCACAGAAAACAAGGCTTCCTCATGA